A single genomic interval of Spirosoma taeanense harbors:
- a CDS encoding phosphoadenylyl-sulfate reductase, whose translation MIAEPTHTLPSLTEQLRGLTNVEALRSLAETFPGEVIFSTSLGYEDQVITDLILANDIPIKIFTLDTGRMFSETYSVWKKTNDRYGSKIEAYFPRQEKVENLMTEKGPYSMYESVENRKECCFIRKVEPLNRALSGQKVWITGIRAEQSANRQGMTQLEWDDAHQLVKFHPLLDWTFEEVKQYIKGHNVPYNPLHDRGFVSIGCQPCTRAIQPGEDFRAGRWWWEDNSKKECGLHTHEEVFKP comes from the coding sequence ATGATTGCCGAACCTACTCACACGCTCCCGTCACTGACCGAGCAGCTACGGGGCCTGACCAATGTCGAAGCGCTACGCTCACTGGCGGAGACCTTCCCCGGTGAGGTCATTTTCTCGACCAGCCTGGGTTACGAAGACCAGGTCATTACCGATCTGATTCTGGCCAACGATATTCCCATCAAGATTTTCACCCTCGATACGGGCCGGATGTTTTCAGAGACCTACTCGGTCTGGAAGAAAACCAATGACCGCTACGGTTCGAAGATTGAAGCGTATTTCCCTCGTCAGGAAAAAGTAGAAAACCTGATGACCGAAAAAGGACCGTACAGCATGTATGAGTCGGTTGAGAACCGGAAAGAGTGCTGCTTCATCCGTAAGGTTGAGCCGCTGAACCGGGCACTGTCGGGCCAGAAAGTCTGGATTACGGGCATCCGCGCCGAGCAGTCGGCTAACCGCCAGGGCATGACCCAGCTCGAATGGGACGACGCTCATCAGTTGGTTAAATTCCACCCGCTGCTGGACTGGACGTTCGAGGAAGTAAAGCAATACATCAAAGGCCACAACGTACCGTATAACCCCCTGCACGACCGCGGCTTTGTCAGCATCGGCTGCCAGCCCTGCACCCGGGCCATTCAGCCCGGCGAAGATTTCCGCGCTGGCCGCTGGTGGTGGGAAGACAACTCCAAGAAAGAGTGTGGGCTACACACCCACGAAGAAGTATTCAAACCTTAA
- a CDS encoding type II toxin-antitoxin system VapC family toxin, translating into MKPVVLLDTNVVIDLLAKREPFWQSAASIFDLAEQAKIDAYVNSLTMVTVYYILRSYYKIPHQQIIDTFTLLISYIGISDVTATHIRQAITSAFTDFEDAVMYNSATGLPAITSIITRNIDDFATADIPVLTPDQWLRNYHN; encoded by the coding sequence ATGAAGCCAGTTGTTCTGCTCGATACAAACGTAGTTATTGATCTGCTGGCGAAGCGAGAGCCTTTCTGGCAGTCGGCGGCATCGATTTTTGATCTGGCTGAACAAGCCAAAATTGATGCCTACGTGAATTCGCTCACTATGGTAACGGTTTATTACATACTCCGCTCCTATTACAAGATTCCTCACCAGCAGATTATAGACACCTTTACGCTATTAATCAGCTACATTGGGATTTCTGACGTAACAGCAACACATATCCGGCAGGCAATAACATCAGCCTTTACTGATTTTGAAGATGCTGTCATGTACAACAGCGCCACTGGATTGCCTGCTATAACCAGTATCATTACCCGAAATATTGATGATTTTGCGACTGCTGATATACCCGTTCTAACGCCGGATCAGTGGCTCCGCAACTACCATAACTAA
- a CDS encoding nitrite/sulfite reductase, whose amino-acid sequence MSIQLTDNVSAAARRDILDLEQRISSFRSGEIPDEAFRKFRLTRGVYGQRQPGVQMIRIKLPHGRITADQLVRIADLSDKYATGNLHATTRQDIQLHFVKLADSPQLWADLEDAGITLKEACGNTVRNVTGSARAGVDPLEPFDITPYAYSIFDYFLRNPICQDMGRKFKISVSSSEKDSAYGFMHDVGLVPRIQDGKRGFKVMLGGGLGAQPFPAQTASEFLEEERIIPFIEGVIRVFDRYGERQKRHKARMKYLLNDIGLEELLRRIAEETPALRNKEFVVDHNPENLPAERPEVSNYQPALDNPKFQTWFKTNVFEQKQAGWYAVQLRVLLGDMSSDTARALAQVVRQYAADDIRVTVNQGYLLRFIRPEDLPAVFEALDALGLAQPGFDTTADITTCPGTDTCNLAISSSYGITRALEKMMHDEFPDLVFNDDIKIKISGCMNGCGQHSVANIGYHGSSLKNGAFVLPALQVLLGGGFNGKGEGLIADKVIKIPSKRGPDSLRLLLRDFEANSFDGEYYSDYYARQGKNYYYQLLKPLADLKTLVDSDYIDWDHTEQYVTEVGVGECASVLIDLVATTLTEATEKLSWAQEALAESRWADAIYHAYNVFITGGKAALMSRDIPTNTQHGIVSDFDRTFAGDFHEAEGDFKTLVFSINKHEPSEDFARQFIAQADAFLQAIQAYRDAQLELEGAPELQELTQAQDS is encoded by the coding sequence ATGTCTATCCAACTGACCGATAATGTAAGTGCAGCCGCCCGGCGCGACATTCTGGACCTTGAACAAAGGATCAGTTCATTCCGGTCGGGTGAGATTCCTGATGAGGCCTTCCGTAAGTTTCGTCTGACGCGGGGCGTGTATGGACAGCGGCAGCCGGGCGTCCAGATGATTCGTATCAAGCTGCCGCACGGTCGTATCACGGCCGATCAGCTGGTGCGGATTGCCGATTTGTCGGATAAGTACGCAACGGGTAATCTCCACGCCACAACCCGTCAGGACATTCAGTTGCACTTTGTTAAACTGGCTGATTCGCCCCAGCTCTGGGCCGACCTCGAAGACGCGGGCATTACGCTGAAAGAAGCCTGCGGAAACACCGTTCGGAACGTAACGGGTTCGGCGCGTGCCGGTGTTGACCCATTGGAGCCGTTCGATATTACTCCTTACGCTTACTCGATTTTCGATTACTTCCTGCGCAACCCGATATGTCAGGATATGGGTCGTAAGTTCAAGATTTCGGTATCGTCAAGCGAAAAGGATTCAGCGTACGGCTTCATGCACGACGTTGGTCTGGTTCCACGGATTCAGGACGGCAAACGGGGCTTTAAGGTGATGCTGGGTGGCGGTTTGGGCGCGCAGCCCTTCCCGGCGCAGACAGCATCGGAGTTTCTGGAAGAAGAGCGGATTATTCCGTTCATCGAGGGCGTCATCCGCGTATTTGACCGCTATGGCGAACGCCAGAAACGGCACAAGGCCCGGATGAAATATCTGCTCAATGACATTGGGCTGGAAGAACTGCTCCGGCGCATAGCTGAAGAGACACCGGCTTTACGTAATAAAGAGTTTGTTGTTGATCACAACCCGGAGAATCTCCCAGCCGAGCGCCCGGAAGTGAGCAACTACCAGCCGGCGCTTGACAATCCGAAGTTTCAGACCTGGTTTAAAACTAACGTTTTTGAGCAAAAGCAGGCCGGCTGGTATGCCGTTCAGTTGCGGGTTCTGCTGGGCGATATGTCGTCAGATACGGCGCGGGCGCTGGCACAGGTGGTCAGGCAGTACGCGGCCGATGATATCCGCGTAACGGTTAACCAGGGTTATCTGCTCCGGTTTATCCGGCCGGAAGACCTGCCCGCCGTTTTCGAGGCACTCGACGCACTCGGTTTAGCCCAACCGGGCTTCGACACCACCGCCGACATTACGACCTGCCCCGGTACCGATACCTGTAACCTCGCCATTTCGAGCAGCTACGGCATCACCCGGGCGCTGGAAAAAATGATGCATGACGAGTTTCCCGATCTGGTATTCAACGATGACATCAAAATCAAGATTTCGGGCTGTATGAACGGTTGCGGCCAGCATTCGGTCGCCAATATTGGCTACCACGGCTCGTCGCTGAAGAATGGTGCGTTCGTCCTGCCCGCTCTGCAGGTTCTGCTGGGTGGCGGTTTCAACGGCAAAGGCGAAGGCCTGATTGCCGATAAAGTTATCAAGATTCCGAGCAAGCGCGGCCCCGACTCACTGCGGCTGTTGCTACGCGACTTCGAAGCCAATAGCTTCGACGGCGAGTACTATAGCGACTACTACGCCCGGCAGGGTAAGAATTATTATTACCAGTTGCTGAAACCGCTGGCCGACCTGAAAACATTGGTCGACAGCGATTATATCGACTGGGATCATACCGAGCAGTACGTAACGGAAGTGGGTGTTGGTGAGTGCGCGAGTGTCCTGATCGACCTTGTGGCAACCACGCTGACCGAAGCGACCGAAAAGCTGAGCTGGGCGCAGGAAGCGCTGGCCGAAAGCCGCTGGGCCGACGCCATCTACCATGCCTATAACGTGTTCATTACCGGCGGCAAAGCGGCTCTGATGAGCCGTGACATCCCGACGAACACGCAGCACGGGATTGTCAGTGATTTTGACCGGACGTTCGCGGGCGATTTCCACGAAGCGGAGGGCGACTTCAAGACGCTGGTCTTCAGCATCAATAAGCACGAGCCTTCGGAAGACTTTGCCCGCCAGTTCATCGCGCAGGCTGACGCCTTCCTGCAGGCTATTCAGGCGTACCGCGACGCCCAGCTCGAACTGGAAGGCGCACCTGAACTCCAGGAGTTAACCCAGGCGCAGGATAGCTAA
- the cysD gene encoding sulfate adenylyltransferase subunit CysD — protein MKLDYLDQLESEAIYIMREVAGQFERPALLFSGGKDSITLVHLALKAFRPGKFPFPLVHIDTGHNFQEALDFRDDLANRIGEKLIVRYVEDTIREKKLKEPTGRNATRNGLQTFTLLDTIEEFEFDACIGGARRDEEKARAKERVFSVRDEFGSWDPKRQRPELWNLYNGRIHKGENVRVFPISNWTELDVWNYIRREKIALPSIYFAHERELIVRDGKLMATAGGVIKPEADDQIVTRRVRFRTVGDISCTAASESQADTLDAVIDEIQATRISERGETRMDDQLSEAAMEDRKKGGYF, from the coding sequence ATGAAACTCGATTATCTAGACCAGCTCGAATCCGAGGCCATCTACATCATGCGGGAGGTGGCCGGGCAATTCGAACGCCCTGCCCTGCTGTTTTCGGGCGGTAAGGATTCCATTACGCTTGTTCATCTGGCGTTGAAAGCCTTCCGGCCGGGCAAATTCCCGTTCCCGCTGGTCCATATCGACACCGGACATAACTTCCAGGAGGCCCTCGATTTCCGGGACGATCTGGCCAACCGAATTGGTGAGAAGCTGATCGTTCGCTACGTAGAAGATACCATCCGCGAGAAGAAATTGAAAGAGCCGACCGGACGTAACGCCACCCGCAATGGCCTGCAGACGTTCACGCTGCTTGACACCATCGAAGAATTTGAGTTTGATGCCTGCATCGGCGGTGCGCGTCGGGATGAAGAGAAAGCCCGTGCCAAGGAGCGCGTATTCTCGGTGCGCGACGAGTTCGGCTCGTGGGACCCCAAACGCCAGCGGCCCGAACTCTGGAATCTTTACAACGGCCGTATTCACAAAGGCGAAAACGTCCGGGTGTTTCCGATTTCGAACTGGACCGAACTGGACGTCTGGAACTATATCCGTCGCGAAAAAATCGCTCTGCCAAGCATCTATTTTGCCCATGAGCGCGAGCTGATTGTTCGCGACGGGAAGCTGATGGCAACCGCCGGTGGCGTGATCAAACCCGAAGCCGACGATCAGATTGTGACCCGCCGGGTGCGGTTCCGTACCGTTGGCGATATTTCCTGCACAGCCGCTTCGGAGTCGCAGGCTGATACGCTCGACGCCGTCATTGACGAAATTCAGGCTACCCGTATCTCTGAACGTGGCGAAACCCGCATGGACGATCAGTTGTCAGAAGCCGCCATGGAAGACCGGAAAAAAGGCGGCTATTTTTAA
- a CDS encoding sulfite exporter TauE/SafE family protein: protein MESRDETALASLNEPVPVTTLPLNLNGLKISLQGDLATTSQQAEAIRAAFPKAHVITDSSTVNPLLRRRTRTELAIYVFAALALMIVGHLLFSYFTLDRLTLIAGTIDITPDIFYFLMAGFVAQMIDGALGMAYGVTATTFLTSVGISPVFATASVHSSEIFTSGVSGYMHLKFGNINSRLFKAVLIPGVIGAALGAFLITKLADLEVVANYLSPAISVYTAILGILIIQKALVKRAKKKPVRRIGLLAWFGGFVDAIGGGGWGPIVNSTLIAAGRHPRYTIGSVNLAEFFVSFASSVVFALFAGLGNYGMVILGLILGGMIAAPIAAHLSRRLPVKTMMVLVGIVVILVSLRKIIKFF from the coding sequence ATGGAAAGTCGGGACGAAACAGCGCTGGCATCACTTAATGAACCGGTGCCAGTGACCACGCTTCCACTTAATCTGAACGGCCTGAAAATTAGCCTTCAGGGCGATTTAGCGACCACCTCCCAGCAGGCCGAGGCCATTCGGGCCGCCTTTCCAAAGGCGCATGTTATCACCGATTCCTCGACCGTAAACCCGTTGCTTCGTCGGCGCACCCGCACCGAACTGGCGATATACGTGTTTGCAGCCCTGGCGCTGATGATCGTCGGGCATCTGCTGTTCAGCTACTTTACGCTGGACCGGCTGACGCTCATTGCCGGAACCATTGACATCACCCCCGACATCTTTTATTTCCTGATGGCGGGCTTTGTTGCGCAGATGATTGATGGTGCTTTAGGCATGGCTTATGGCGTTACGGCCACCACCTTTCTGACGAGCGTCGGCATTAGTCCCGTATTCGCCACCGCCAGCGTGCACAGCTCCGAAATCTTTACGTCGGGCGTGTCGGGGTATATGCACCTGAAGTTTGGCAACATAAACAGCCGTCTGTTCAAAGCCGTCCTGATTCCGGGCGTAATTGGCGCTGCGCTGGGTGCATTCCTGATTACAAAGCTGGCCGATCTGGAAGTCGTCGCCAATTACCTGAGTCCCGCTATTTCCGTTTATACGGCCATTCTGGGTATTCTGATCATCCAAAAAGCGCTGGTCAAACGTGCCAAGAAGAAACCCGTCCGGCGCATTGGTCTGCTAGCGTGGTTCGGGGGGTTTGTCGATGCCATTGGCGGGGGCGGCTGGGGGCCGATTGTTAACTCTACGCTGATTGCTGCCGGTCGGCATCCACGCTATACAATCGGCTCGGTCAACCTGGCGGAGTTTTTTGTATCGTTTGCCTCATCGGTGGTCTTCGCACTCTTCGCGGGGCTGGGTAACTACGGTATGGTTATCCTGGGGCTGATTCTGGGTGGTATGATTGCGGCCCCCATTGCGGCTCATCTGTCGCGCCGACTACCAGTTAAAACCATGATGGTACTCGTCGGAATCGTGGTTATCCTCGTAAGTTTGCGAAAAATTATCAAGTTCTTCTAG
- the cobA gene encoding uroporphyrinogen-III C-methyltransferase: protein MKLTLVGAGPGDPDLITLKGVRALQQADVVMYDALVHPDLLEYCRPDALKVYVGKRRGAYSCMQEDINPLIVHYAQQHGHVVRLKGGDSFVFGRGWEEMDYARQHGIETEAIPGISSSYAVPASAGVPLTTRGVSESFWVVTGTTKDGQLSADLRLAAQSSATVVVLMGMHKLAEIMATFDQTGKANTPVAIIQNGTLPDEQIVTGQVSNIVQRVSESGIGNPAIIVVGEVAALGDASRQVAMQALSADE, encoded by the coding sequence ATGAAACTAACCCTCGTAGGCGCCGGTCCCGGCGATCCGGATCTGATAACGCTTAAAGGCGTTCGGGCACTGCAGCAGGCTGATGTGGTCATGTATGATGCGCTCGTGCACCCTGATCTGCTTGAGTATTGTCGTCCTGACGCGCTGAAGGTATACGTAGGTAAACGGCGGGGCGCTTATTCCTGCATGCAGGAAGATATCAATCCGCTCATCGTGCATTACGCCCAACAGCACGGCCACGTGGTGCGGCTGAAAGGGGGCGACTCGTTTGTATTCGGACGGGGCTGGGAAGAAATGGATTACGCCCGGCAGCACGGCATTGAGACGGAAGCAATTCCCGGTATTTCGAGTAGTTACGCCGTACCGGCTTCGGCGGGTGTACCGCTGACAACGCGGGGCGTTTCCGAAAGCTTCTGGGTCGTGACGGGCACCACTAAAGACGGACAGCTTTCGGCCGATCTGCGGCTGGCGGCTCAGTCGTCGGCAACAGTCGTTGTCCTGATGGGCATGCATAAACTGGCCGAGATCATGGCCACCTTCGATCAGACCGGCAAAGCGAATACGCCCGTCGCCATTATTCAGAACGGCACCCTGCCTGACGAACAAATTGTAACCGGCCAGGTAAGCAATATTGTGCAGCGCGTAAGCGAATCCGGCATTGGCAATCCGGCCATCATCGTGGTTGGCGAAGTAGCTGCGCTGGGTGACGCCAGCCGACAGGTAGCTATGCAGGCTCTGAGCGCCGACGAATAA
- a CDS encoding trans-sulfuration enzyme family protein gives MKKQTKAIRTQAKKSLNREHSVPLYLTSSFAFDSAEQGKALFDETEEGNIYSRFSNPNVTEFVEKVCMLENAEDGIATGTGMAAVFASMAALLKSGDHLVACRALFGSAHQIITQILSKWGITHTYVDASATEAEWEAAIQPNAGRPAARMVYLETPSNPGLELVDLEMLARLKAKYGFILNVDNCFATPILQTPIDYGADLSVHSATKFMDGQGRVLGGIVVGRADLIQPIRFFARHTGPSLSPFNAWVLSKSLETLDLRMERHCRNAQQLAEALEALPDVGRVLYPFLPSHPQYDLAKRQMKAGGAIITIELEGGFERVKAFFDALTIPTLSSNLGDSRTIVTNPNTTTHAKLKADEKAALGITPGLIRISVGLEAVEDLIEDFTQAVEKSAEVVNQNA, from the coding sequence ATGAAAAAACAAACCAAGGCGATCCGCACCCAGGCGAAAAAATCGCTGAACCGGGAGCACTCTGTTCCGCTTTATCTGACCTCCAGTTTTGCCTTTGATAGTGCTGAACAGGGCAAAGCGCTGTTTGATGAAACCGAAGAAGGCAATATCTATTCCCGCTTCTCGAACCCGAACGTAACGGAGTTTGTCGAGAAGGTCTGCATGCTTGAAAACGCCGAAGACGGTATTGCTACCGGCACCGGCATGGCGGCTGTATTCGCCAGTATGGCCGCACTGCTGAAATCGGGTGACCACCTGGTGGCCTGCCGTGCCCTGTTCGGGTCAGCGCACCAGATCATCACGCAGATTCTGAGCAAATGGGGTATAACGCATACCTATGTAGATGCCAGCGCCACCGAAGCCGAGTGGGAAGCCGCCATACAGCCCAACGCTGGAAGGCCGGCCGCCCGTATGGTTTATCTGGAAACGCCCTCTAATCCGGGTCTGGAACTGGTTGACCTCGAGATGCTGGCGCGGCTTAAAGCGAAATATGGCTTCATCCTGAACGTCGATAATTGCTTTGCCACGCCGATCCTGCAAACGCCCATTGATTACGGCGCGGATCTGTCGGTTCATTCGGCCACGAAGTTCATGGACGGTCAGGGGCGCGTACTGGGCGGTATTGTAGTCGGTCGGGCCGATCTGATCCAGCCCATCCGCTTTTTTGCCCGGCATACGGGTCCGTCGCTTTCGCCCTTCAACGCGTGGGTGTTGTCGAAAAGCCTGGAAACGCTGGATCTACGCATGGAACGCCATTGCCGGAATGCCCAGCAACTCGCCGAAGCCCTCGAAGCCCTGCCCGACGTAGGCCGGGTCCTGTATCCGTTCCTGCCCTCCCACCCGCAGTATGATCTTGCCAAACGGCAAATGAAGGCAGGTGGAGCGATCATTACGATTGAGCTGGAAGGCGGATTCGAACGCGTAAAAGCGTTCTTCGACGCGCTGACCATCCCGACGCTTTCGTCGAACCTCGGCGACTCGCGCACTATTGTTACCAACCCCAACACGACGACCCACGCCAAGCTGAAGGCCGATGAAAAAGCTGCGCTGGGCATAACCCCCGGCCTGATCCGGATTTCGGTTGGTCTGGAAGCGGTGGAAGACCTGATTGAAGATTTCACCCAGGCCGTTGAGAAGTCGGCAGAAGTTGTGAACCAAAATGCCTGA
- a CDS encoding sulfate adenylyltransferase subunit 1: MDLLRFITAGSVDDGKSTLIGRLLYDSKSILADQLEAIERASKSRDDGEIDLALLTDGLRSEREQGITIDVAYRYFQTPKRKFIIVDAPGHIQYTRNMVTGASNCQLAIVLVDARHGVVEQTRRHSLIASLLGIPHIVVAVNKMDLVSYSQDVFSDICIQYAELAKNLNVNEVTYIPLSALNGDNVVDKSGAMPWYEGPALLEHLESVTIDDDVNLEQARFPVQYVIRPQTPELHDYRGYAGKITSGLFRKGDAVTVLPSGETSTIDAIEIADNHYDEAVTPMSVVLHLATDVDISRGDLIVRSDSQPVSSQTVEAMLCWMDTKEFKVGNKYVLQIGTARTRCSVREIVYQVNVNTYEETEGVESLKLNDLAKVILRTAQPISFDPYRQNRATGGAILIDETSNVTVGALMLVGEA; encoded by the coding sequence ATGGATCTTCTCCGATTTATAACCGCCGGTTCGGTTGACGACGGCAAAAGCACGCTCATCGGGCGACTTCTCTACGATTCCAAATCCATTCTGGCCGACCAGCTCGAAGCCATCGAGCGCGCCAGTAAAAGCCGCGACGACGGTGAGATTGACCTCGCGTTGCTCACGGATGGACTGCGGTCGGAGCGTGAGCAGGGTATCACGATCGACGTAGCCTACCGCTATTTTCAGACGCCAAAGCGTAAGTTTATCATCGTCGATGCACCGGGGCATATCCAGTACACCCGCAACATGGTAACAGGCGCATCGAACTGCCAGCTGGCGATTGTACTCGTCGATGCCCGGCATGGTGTCGTTGAACAGACCCGCCGGCATTCGCTCATTGCCTCCCTGCTGGGGATTCCCCATATTGTTGTAGCGGTCAACAAAATGGACCTCGTTAGCTACTCGCAGGATGTCTTCTCCGATATCTGCATTCAGTATGCTGAACTAGCTAAAAACCTGAACGTAAACGAAGTGACGTATATTCCGCTGAGTGCGCTCAACGGCGATAACGTAGTCGACAAATCCGGCGCGATGCCGTGGTACGAAGGTCCGGCCCTGCTGGAGCATCTGGAGTCTGTTACCATCGACGACGATGTAAATCTGGAGCAGGCCCGGTTCCCGGTGCAGTACGTCATCCGTCCGCAAACGCCCGAACTGCACGATTACCGGGGCTACGCCGGTAAAATCACCAGCGGTCTGTTCCGCAAAGGCGATGCCGTAACGGTACTGCCCTCGGGTGAAACCTCAACGATTGACGCGATTGAAATTGCCGATAATCACTATGACGAAGCGGTTACACCGATGTCGGTTGTCCTGCACCTCGCTACGGACGTAGACATCAGCCGGGGCGATCTGATCGTTCGGTCGGACAGCCAGCCGGTTAGCAGTCAGACCGTCGAAGCGATGCTGTGCTGGATGGATACCAAGGAATTTAAAGTGGGCAATAAATATGTGCTGCAGATTGGCACGGCCCGTACGCGCTGCTCAGTGCGCGAGATTGTTTATCAGGTAAATGTAAATACCTACGAAGAGACAGAAGGGGTTGAAAGTTTAAAACTAAATGATCTAGCCAAAGTTATTCTCAGGACGGCACAACCGATCAGTTTTGATCCGTACCGGCAGAACCGGGCAACGGGTGGAGCTATTCTGATCGATGAAACGTCGAACGTAACGGTGGGTGCGCTTATGTTGGTGGGCGAAGCATAA
- a CDS encoding Gfo/Idh/MocA family protein has protein sequence MQLASAQASQKPLRVGVVGLVHSHVNGILGRAKKGDIEIVGIAEPNRDLAERLAKRYGYSMSLVYPTIEEMLDKTKPEAVTDFGRIVDHLQTVKICAPRGIHVMVEKPLAVSFDHAKQMEALAKKHTIQLLTNYETTWYGSNHKAYALANTDKAIGDLRKIVVHDGHQGPKEINVNKEFLEWLTDPVTNGAGALFDFGCYGANLSTWLMHNQRPLSVMAVTQQIKPDIYPKVDDEATIILTYPKTQTIIQGSWNWPFARKDMEVYGQHGYVNTIDGTRMRIRLKEDKTERTAEATQTDAPATDPFAYLAGLLRGETKPDELTSLENNMIVVEILDAARQSAKTGKAVTLQKPMK, from the coding sequence ATGCAGCTTGCCAGCGCTCAGGCCTCTCAGAAACCGCTCCGCGTTGGCGTGGTCGGCCTGGTACATTCGCACGTGAACGGCATACTGGGCCGGGCTAAAAAAGGCGATATCGAGATTGTTGGCATTGCCGAGCCGAACCGCGACCTCGCCGAACGGTTAGCCAAACGATACGGCTACAGCATGAGTCTGGTGTACCCGACCATTGAGGAGATGCTGGACAAGACCAAACCAGAAGCGGTTACGGATTTTGGCCGGATTGTCGACCACCTGCAAACTGTTAAAATCTGCGCGCCACGGGGTATTCACGTCATGGTCGAGAAACCCCTGGCGGTGAGCTTCGATCACGCCAAACAGATGGAGGCCCTCGCTAAAAAGCATACCATTCAGTTGCTGACGAACTACGAAACAACCTGGTACGGCAGCAACCACAAAGCCTATGCGCTGGCCAACACCGACAAAGCCATTGGCGACCTGCGCAAGATTGTTGTTCACGATGGTCACCAGGGTCCGAAGGAGATCAATGTCAACAAGGAGTTTCTGGAGTGGCTGACCGATCCCGTTACAAACGGCGCGGGTGCGTTGTTCGACTTTGGCTGCTACGGCGCGAACCTCTCGACCTGGCTCATGCACAACCAGCGTCCGCTGTCAGTCATGGCCGTTACGCAGCAGATCAAGCCCGACATTTACCCGAAAGTAGATGACGAAGCAACGATTATTCTGACTTACCCAAAAACGCAGACCATCATTCAGGGCTCTTGGAACTGGCCATTTGCCCGCAAGGATATGGAGGTTTACGGGCAGCATGGTTACGTCAATACCATCGACGGCACCCGAATGCGCATCCGGCTCAAGGAGGACAAAACCGAACGAACAGCCGAAGCGACCCAGACGGATGCGCCTGCTACTGACCCATTTGCGTATCTGGCGGGCCTGCTGCGTGGTGAAACTAAACCGGACGAATTGACGTCATTAGAGAATAATATGATTGTCGTAGAAATCCTGGATGCTGCCCGCCAGTCGGCAAAAACTGGCAAAGCTGTAACGTTACAGAAACCCATGAAGTAG